The Primulina tabacum isolate GXHZ01 chromosome 1, ASM2559414v2, whole genome shotgun sequence genome contains the following window.
CATAGCCTATAATATATAATCCCAAGACATTATCAAATCTATAAAAACACAGCAAAGTTTCAAGCCACATTCACTCTGGCCATTCATATATAGCAGAACACAAGGACTATATACCAGGCCACATTCACTTTCTTGCGTTTTTGTTGGCTATAATGAATAATGGCAATTGTTACGTAGTAGCCTAAGCTAGAGGCTGCAATATTGGAGTTAGCATTGTGTTTGGTGACTCAATTTTGCCATATCTATAATGAAAGTGAGTTCTTTGCTCACACTCTTATTAAATGCTTGCAATGAAGAATAATCAGCACTGGctgagttttttttttgtgttacCCATACAGACTTTGGAAGTTTTTAACACCACTCCCGCTCGAGTGCCTCGACGAGATCCGTATTGTCCAGACGAGCCTATTTTCATCTTCCATAACCCAAAATCATTCGCTCTATCTGCTAACATTTTTTCGATCAAGTCTGTCATGTAGGACTTTCTTAGTGTGTTTACCAGGCTGCAGGGGCATAATCAGAATTTTACAGTATGTGgctaattataaaattttctaaaaaaaattgttactaaaaaaaaatattgcatcaaaatacataataaatctAACATATCATGATGGATAACATCTCAAACAAATATGCAAacgtaaaattaaaaaaattaattgaaaaactTACAAGGTAGTGTAAATACAAATCAAACAATTTCATCGATACTATGTTTCACTCGTCACTGATTTGTTCATCAATTGATTTtgtaatgaaaattttgaagagtTAACCTTGATTACATCCATTTATGAATACGAACGTTCACTTGGCATTATAATAAATAAGTATAAACTTCattgataaaaataattaagcacAACCAATAAatctatatcaaaactaaaattctaaaataataATCGGCTTACATGAAAAATCATAAATGATTTATTCACAAAAATTAAAGTGAAGGTTTAATATGTTAATTGTTAACGAAGCAATAaacaataattaataaataataacgctaagaactatcaaattaattaacgaaatggtaaaaaaaaatgcaataattaaaatatatttgagaTTTTGATAACAATAACCATAATCACAATAATGAAAACATCTTCATAATGTAATCTCATTACACGAAATTgaataaatgaaatatttaagCAAATATTATTCAAAGTTTAAACTGATCAaaccaaaaaacaaaaaacatatcAGTAATCTCAATTCTCAAATTATAGAAATAATTAAACAACTCATGAAAAATCGTTATCTTAAATAAACGAAAGACAATATTTTACTTTTAACTAATGATGTTCTTcccttaaaaaaaaaactaaatggGCGTTGGATTGGCTTACAAAATTCAATGGAAGAACATTATGAATCAAATATATGATTTCTGGATTGGACGTTATAAGGGAAAGGATCAGCTGAGTCGCAGCCTggccttttttttttatataaactaTTGCGTTAAACTCGAGATTTATTTTATGAACGACTATGGTTCCCTCTCAGCAAAAAAAAGTAGGATCTTTTATTCTGCAATGGGGGCATTTGGGCTAATTCAACCTAACACTGGATTCAATAATATTGATTAATCCTTTTATTTGTTTTGTATTAATAGGAAATTAATTCCACGCAGCTAAATTAGTTACGTTGTATACTGTTCAGCAATCTGGATGGTCATTAGTAAGTGCCAACTCGCTTTTCACCCACCAGCTTAGGGCTATGTTATTTTAGGTATGCACATTCATAATACACAAATTAAGAAATTATTCAATAGTTTCCTGTCATTGATCATTTGCTTTcgaaaaataatgaaataaattataataatttcttaaaaaattcatccaaatatataaattatatcttCGAAAGAAGTCTTCTGAAATACATATCTCAGATGGTTCATTGATATATACATACTGACAAAATCGCACTCTCGAttaaatttttgggtttttcGATTCATGTcgcacatatatatatgtatgtatatgtcaGGAAACCTTTAAACCTTctctatattattattattgaagtAAAACAAGTAGCATTACTTATTGAGTTGTTGTAAGTGCATAGTTGCACTAGAAGCCATGTGATAACAGTTGAAGATTTCAAGTCCTCTACTTGATTGCACTATGCCTTAAATTTAGTTTAAAGCTTAATTTGGTTTCATATATTAATGTATATTAAAAATCAACAAATGAGggaataaaataaatgaattaCGTGAAATTTAAGCAATTCAAAAAACTATTAGTATAAAAGAAGTCAAGTTATTGCATTAAGGCTTATTTCTAACCCATATAGAGGAATAACATCCAATTTAGGTCAACTCAGGAGAGGAAATTTGgttttttccttaaaataaaacgtgataaaaaataataatatttaactgatgaataaatttttaatgtggttattttgataatttcatttttaaacttaaaaaatatataattttttcttttgatttttggTCTTTGGAGCCACAATTAATCgccaaaaaaatcaattttcatgTTTGAATATGACAATTAAAAATCAGCTCTTTaattaactttttaaaaaagaaatcgCAGTTCTAAAATCACATTTTCCCTTCCTTTTTTGATTCTTTTAAAGTgtttctaaaaataaataaaatttcagttaAAGAAATATGAGTTTGCATGACATTATAAAAAGAGATAATTCCAATTTcagtaatataatttttttttaaaataaaattttctctttaattaAAGCACTAATTTTGCGGTATTCCCATTAATCCAACTGGGAAATTTAACGCCGCGAAGCTAATTCACTAGGCTTTTGACATTCtgtcatttaattattaatcacaCCAACAGATTAGTTGGGATTCTCACCAATATATAGAGCCATGGAGTCATGCATTGTTCAAAAAGGggattatcattatttttctcGAGATATCATATGAAAATGTCTAATTTAGCTACTGTTTCATgtttctttattatttatataataacattagCGTCGAAAACTTTGAAAGTTGATGCTGAAAATAGAGCATTCTTTGTATTTGGAGATTCATTGGTGGACAATGGCAACAACAACTACTTGGCCACCACGGCTAGGGCCGATGCTCCGCCCTACGGGATCGACTATCCAACACATCGCCCCACGGGACGATTCTCCAATGGCCTAAACATTCCCGATATAATTAGTAAAGTTTCTGTTTTCtatttctttctctttttttacTTTGTATACCTGAAAATTTGAATTATATATTTCCTTGTAAAGAATCTTCACTGTCTCCCAATCCCCAAACAACAAAATAAATGTACTTTTATGTAAATAActaataatttcaaaatatcGAACAACCGATATcttcaatatatttttaaattagcatGCAGATTATTTATCTAGGAAAAtgggatttttatttaaattatttattatgctttattttttagGTGAAAAAATGGGTTGGGAGGCCACATTGCCTTACTTGAGTCCAGAGCTTAGGGGACAGAGACTGTTAGTTGGTGCCAACTTTGCCTCTGCTGGAGTGGGAGTGCTTAATGACACTGGAATTCAATTTGTAAGCCTAGCGATTTATTGGATTCtttatttaaatgaaaagcACTCAAAATTCTTTATTGTAAATTATCACtccaaattttaatatatgGATTCTACGTAATGGGCATTTTttgaaaaagaataaaaaaaatcggtttctctatttttaaaaaaatgacgtAATCCGTCCGGCTCTCGTCGATGGAATTTCTCTGTTCACTACGAATTCGACTAAAttcttatttaaaattatttgattttccAAATGACCAAGTTGGTGTGACATTTTGTGTGCAGGTTAACATCATAAGAATTTATGATCAATTAAACTATTTTGGGCAATATCAGCAAAGGGTGAGTGCATTAATAGGAGAGGAGGAGACCCAAAGACTTGTGAAAGATTCACTCACTCTCATGACTTTGGGAGGCAATGATTTTGTGAACAATTACTATTTGGTGCCCTTTTCAGCAAGATCAAGACAATTCACACTCCAAGAATATGTCCCATATGTCATTTCGGAGTACAAAAAAGTGTTAcaggtatttttaaaattaatctctcattttaaaaaaatatattatataattcgaaatttcaaaatttatcccaatttctaaaattttatgAATAATTATGATTTATTACTCATGATTGTGTTCATCGAGTTTTGTTTCTTGTGATTTTGCAATAATAAACGTAGAGGCTTTATCGACTTGGAGCTCGCCGGGTTCTCGTGACCGGAACGGGGCCACTAGGTTGTGTGCCAGCGGAACTAGCACAACATAGTAGAAATGGCGAATGCGCGGAAGAACTACAGCATGCTGCATCTCTTTTCAACCCCCAACTGAAAAAAATGCTCAATCAACTTAACCAAGATATTGGAACCAATGTTTTCATCGCGGCAAACATCAATCAAATGCACATGGATTTTTTTTCCAATCCTCGAAATTTCGGTACATTTTCGAATACACAGTCAATCCTATTCTGATTGTCCGAAACATGAACGTGTAAGATAATGACTACCGAAATGATCTTTGACTTATACTGCATTTGGTATGCGTTTGGACAGGATTCACAACCTCAAAGATAGCTTGTTGTGGACAGGGCCGATTCAACGGGTTGGGTCTTTGCACACCCCTATCGAACTTGTGCCCAAATCGGGACCAATACGTGTTTTGGGATCCGTTTCATCCATCCGAAAGGGCCAACCGACTCATAGTCCAACAAATCTTTAATGGTGACAACAATTTGATGCACCCCATGAATCTCAGCACCATGTTTCCCAACTATTCCAGGGCTTGATGACTACTTGGGAAATAAGAAACTAAGTCAATTCAATATTTTCTGATGGTCGTCTTCCGTTCCGACGTCGTATTTCGTcgtttattttatatatttagatGAATGATATGTATtctataaaatatttgaatttcaattgtATAATGGGTAGCCCAATACTTCTACTTCATGGCTCAATTTGTATTTCCTTGGTCCTTTTGTACTTCTACTTTTCTGAAACATTTTGCACTTTGAAATAAAATGgtatgttgtctttgatgaattGAAGGCTAAATTCTTTTACTTAGGAGGAATTGTTTGCTTTATAATGTATAATGAAGTAAAAGTGTAGATATGTGTATTATACGACTCTTCCCATTAAACAAGAAAATAAGTGTCACAACTCAAATTCCCAAACGAAATAGATGGGTTAGCCACTGTTACTGTTCATGATCATTGGGCTCTTATTCATGTATTAGTTATACTTATATCATAGGTGACAACAAATCATTCgaagttttgaagaaaaaaattaacGAACTACCATTTAACCCATCCGAATTTTCGATTTAGATCGGTTCTGTTCGTTATTTTGGTTATACCGAGATTTTGCTCACCCCTTAGGTTGCCGGAATTCGGAATTGGTAATATTTAGAAATCCCATGTCATAAGCAATCTTTTGGTACCCATTTTGCAAGGtaattcatgatttttaaattcGCTTGTCAGAGCATGTCGTAGTTTTCCGGCCATTTCTCAACTGGTTTTGCCGGTTCAGGCTGTAGATTGCTTCTAATCGAGCTTAAGAGCGATTCTTCCTCCCAGCGTGTTTCAGCCGTGTTATTTATTGGGTTAATGTTATAGATATCGAAGTTGATCGATATTGAGGTATGTTTTGTTGAACATATAATTTATTGTTGAACTAGGTATGTGATTGTTTGAGTATTTAACTATATttgataattatgaaattgtGTTATGATTATTCgacttgataaatattttaaatttaattgctGTTAATTCCTGAGAAAATTTGATAATGcctgaatttattattttgggatttttagactttaaaaatttattattgacAAATAAAATAactcaaattattaatttaatttgaataaaTTTGGGGAAATGAATAATAATTTgatgaaaataaattattttccaCGAGTTTGGATAACCAATAAGCATTTGGAGTTTCATAGATTTATTGAGGTATTTCATCGTTTTCTTTACAGTTTCTATAAAGATGTGTAATATGACTTATGTTAGCTTTTGACAtgtatttattgtttttttatttgatattgGAATGAAGTGATTCATTTTATaagattatgttttatttatgaaatcaAATATGAATTTAAAATGCATGAGAGTAATCTATTGATTATATGAAATTATGATCGCTCGCACATTCATATTGTGCTATCATTCATTTATTTTCGAGAATATCGTTCAATTTGTGATAAGTATTATAGACATTAGATAGTCGAGGATGTGATTGTGTCAGAAAACAAAGATCGGTGTTTAATTTCCCTGATATGTCATATTTACGGGAGGTCATGCCAAATGATCCTTAACATATGAAATATTATCGTAATATTAAACCTTAATAAGGCACTATCTCTGTCCCAAATATAATGTCTTGTTTTTTCACACCTATCAAAAAATCATTGGAaagtaaatattaatttttttaaaaaaatatttcttattttatccttatttaattcattcaaaaaataatttcacattaattttcaaatacttAATTAATAGAGGTATATCagtaaaaaaatacaaaatatataaataaatatatacatcTGACTATATATTTGGgacaacataaaaatttaaaaaaaaatgtaattgaGATGAGTTGAATATTTATACATGCATGCATACCACAATAAATATTCTAATAGGTAATAGATGTGTTAACTCATCTGTATAAATATTAAATCGCTACTTATTCAGCCTTATAACTtaccaatttttttctttatgaGCTTACAATTTATCTATTTcagcttttaatttttttatatttggaattcatttgtatatatttaaagatttcAAAGTTTTGCTATGTATGGATAAATATCTTAAAATCTAGACTAGATTGAAAACTATGTAATTGATtgaaaataaatgatatatattataattataaataaaattgaagaaTTCAATTGCTCTATAACTACATACTATAAAAAAACCAAaccacaataaaataaaataataaataatgtatGATGTAAATACTAGCTAAAATGTGATATCAATGTCCAGCAAGTTAGCCATATTATCCTTTTGTTGAAATGTATATGCTCAAAACGTAAACGTCGCAAGATTGTTTAGAGGTACGTAAGTGCTGAAATATTTCTATTTGTTGCATATTTATCTACTATAATATGATTCATGCTTTATTGGCATTGTATATGATGCACACACGGGCTAAAATAGGGTATCCATGTCTAACAAGTtacaagtattatttttttgttgaaaTGTCTAGGCTCAGAATATAAGTGTTGCAAGGTTATTTAAAAATACGTAAATATTCGGATATTTGTATTTTTTGCATATTTATCTACGATTGTATGACACGTGTtttttcattatatattttacatTGTATATCACGAGCTTATATTATCATTTGagataaactttgataaaataggGTTACTCAACACATTTTTTTTGACAGGTTCAGGTAGCATGATCCGCCCACTGATCTGACAAGCTATGGTGACCCTGGAAATCGTAGGTCCATGTCCCATCGAGTGTGGGAGCAACCCACTGGTTTTACAAAGTAAAATGTTGCACACTTAAGCGTCTCTAGATCGAGTAAGATATTTGAGTATTTAATCCCTGATTTACTATAAAATGCTTTTGTACATcagcatataatttttttcgcaCGTATTTATTTATTGGCCGATTATGTCTCTCGCATCTTTGCTTTTATCTTGGACACCTAATTCTGACAAACAGGTTTTAGATTGGACTAGCCATGCGGACTGAGCTGTGACTATAAGAGATTAGGATTTGGCAAAGCATTCTGCATTGTTATTTATgtatttcttgtgagacggtctaatGGATCTATATCCTTGAGAGGGATTGGTATGATCCATGGGtacaatgaaaaatatatttttgacatataagtaatatttttcactaGTCGGGCCTGGTCGAAGATTCGTCACACCAAATTAAAACTTGAGACGGTCTCGTAGGGGTTTTTGTGATATTTAAgttttgaaatttcagtttgTATTTTGTAATTATGATTAGTGTTTACttaagtttttattaaatatgcaCTCGTTTGGTGACATTTCGGGTAATGTCACTAAAATTAttctattttaattaaatattaatagaAACTCTTAAAAGAAAATCATCTctaaaatgtttaatttaaatatatagtaTCTACGATTTCAATTGTAATGTTTTGGTTATGGTTTTAAGTTTTGTGctacttttatatatttagttatTCATACTTTGTATcatgttaaataaaatatattatgatcaaaaaaatagtttatagagaggtgaatgaactctttaaaatatatttgaaatttgtaAGTTAACTTCAATAGCCGTTAGCAGCTAAAACCCTTTCTTGAACAACTAATTTTAACTGGacatcttaaaaaaaatttgagtacGAAAAATGATTCAACTAGACTCaatgagaaaatatatatttcatgtgCGAATTTTTGACAAAAAAGAACATGAAATATATGTGAAGTCGAATAAATAACACAAAGATTTatatggatattcggagatttaaatactcatgTGTCATCATTTCTTCAAATTATGAAATAATCcactaaaatattttgatttatacaatcaTTGTACAAACCTGCTTCGATTatgacttatcacactgcctaagtcaaaactcttagtattaatTCAACACAACAATTTATAATTGTTTAAGAACCATCAGTTCATCAGAAATAACATATTTTTCGAAAGGTTAGCTTGAACAACTAGATTTTATAAGGGTAGCAAGAGTTGATCTTTGATGATCTGATATAAACAAATCGACGCGTGCTTGGTGAACAACTTGATATTTTGTAAAGAATAAGTGTGCTTGAGATCCCGTATATCACAAATTGAAAGCTTGGAATTTATTGATTTCTTGGTGGTTATGAAATTCTGAATATGTATGTTCGTATCCGAAGTATTCCAACGGTTAGATAACTTTATCAACAATCATTTGTATTTTCTCTCGACAAATTGTATTGTCAATCTCTTTTCATCGTACACTACATAAatactcatttttttttttacgattttgactctttttgtttgtgaaaaattgATTGATTCTTGACATTTTAGATAACATTTATGTCAATTTGACATTTTAGAAAACATTTATGTCAATTGGGAGTTGGTATGATACTTTCcttgtgattttatatgataATTTTTGAGTGACTTTAGTTTGTTGTATCCGTCTTAACCTGTAAATGTCTAACCAGATAGAGTTGAATGTTAAGActcttaaatatttatttgatataAGGTTTCTTTTAGAAACTGATTTTCGAGATGATCTTTTTAATTATGTCTGTAGCTTGAACTTCTGATAGAACAATAAGTGGTCTGAATTGTCTAGCGTCCAAAGTCATGTAAATACAAGAAATAGACCGTTGGATCCAAAATTGCTCGATGATGTTTTTGTAATTGTCAAAACTTTGGATATTTtgaatttaacaaaataaatatttttatataatattatgttttcaaCTTTTTAAAAGAGTGTAGTAGTAATTTTTGGTATATCAACTGTCTGTAAATttatatcattattatcatatatcttaattaaaatttcaatataaatatttttcaacatgttaataattaaaatttttaatcaaaGTTTATTCACCTAATAAAGAATTTTTTTGatttgttgaaaaatatttgtttattgtttaaaattttgataaatttttttaaacatcaatatttattaattttaataattaattatataaaataaaattttatacatcgagtaaaatcaattttttctaaaaatacaattttatattttcagttatactacaaaaatttattttcttgaaaatttaacattcaatataatataaattgttGATTAATGTTAAAATTACTCTTAACTCCATAGTCGCACTTTCTTAATCCTGTTAAAAGTCGGAACTGTGTGCTAAACACTTAATCGCTGTCCCTGCTCTTGGCCAGCCACCTTCTAAAACCCTAACACAGAGCTCCAGTAAGCTATTCCCACCATTTCATTCACTTTTCTGATCGAGATGGAACCCAACGGAGGCAGTCAAATGGAGTTGTTGATATCTGTCGCTCCTTCAGTCTCGACGCCTTCCTCGAAGCGGCGAATTCAGATCTTCCGCAGTCAGATTCCATCCATTCTCAACAATTTAGGTATTATTTCCTCCATATAAGCCGAATGAATTGTGTTTTCTGATGTATTCGTTAATGTGCGATATCCTAAATTCTTGTCAGTCGAGTTAGAAAAATTAGACGATAAGGTACGATTCTTGAGGCGTGCGGTACgatattttgtttgttttttttatggTAAAGTTTTGTTTTTGGTGGTAAAGTTTTGTTtgatttcttgtttttctttctCGACTTGGTCTTTCTTAATTCTGCCCTTTTGTCCTCAGTCGCAGTACTTTCTGATGGATTTTGTGTTGCATTGTTCCATAAGTATCAGTTCATCATTTTTCGTCTTTATTATGCATTTGACACTTGTTACACGTTAATGCTAAACAGACTTACTATGCGCATGCATGCGGTCATTAATTTAGTTGGCAGATGCTTAGTTTTCTGAAATCCCCTGATATATGTTCGAGTGGTGGTCTGCATTGTGTGAAGGACAGAAGGAGTATGTTAATAACCTTGAAGGAGAACATTGGTGTATGGTTCTATGATATTATCACCGTAAATGAACTTCAAGTGCCATaaagtttcaaatttgatttatatCGGTACTTTTGAGAAAAGATTGGTGAAATGGTGATCCCAGATTTTTATCTTCTTGTGCTATAGGATTTAGTCTTTCCTTGTTCTTTTTCGAGGTTTCATCATTGAGTAAGTAGCGATTTCACCAAGTATGGGAATAGGGCTTGGATGATGaggaaatattaaaattatatagtTTGAAATCCCATCTATCTCAAAGTTATTTGTTGGCTGTAAACTGTGTAGATGTTTGGATTGTAAACTGGTTTTCCTGATCATGACCATGGAATTTTGGTTAAGGATGATACTGTTTCCTTCTTTAGAGGTGCACAAGTTTAATATGAAGATATCCTTCTAGGGCGCTTGCAAGCAGAGTTTTTCTTATGAATCTTAGTTTAATTGTCTATGGTTCAAGGACTAAAATTTGGGTTCATCATCGGTGTGGGTTGAAGCTTGGGCTTGATATTGGAACATTGTTAGAAGATGTTGTTTTCTCCCGAAGAGGCAGAATTAGTATTTGGAGAATTGATTTTTGCAGCTTTGCTTGGTTtgatagttttttttaaaatttttataagagacaatattttattaataatatgatgagaacaagtacatcagtGAACTAGTGGTCCACTTTCAATAGGAATTACATAATTTCAATGTTGTATCAATTATACACATAAGCCCAATCTCGCAATATGTCTAAGATCGAGACGTTCTTAAAGTCATGATGAGTGCCGATCCACATAGCAACTTTGATCTTGATTTTTTCCCAGCACTGTTCTGTAGTGCCTTCCTTATCTTCAAAAATTCTTTGATTTCTTTCCAGCTATACTGTCC
Protein-coding sequences here:
- the LOC142516943 gene encoding GDSL esterase/lipase At5g33370-like; translation: MKMSNLATVSCFFIIYIITLASKTLKVDAENRAFFVFGDSLVDNGNNNYLATTARADAPPYGIDYPTHRPTGRFSNGLNIPDIISEKMGWEATLPYLSPELRGQRLLVGANFASAGVGVLNDTGIQFVNIIRIYDQLNYFGQYQQRVSALIGEEETQRLVKDSLTLMTLGGNDFVNNYYLVPFSARSRQFTLQEYVPYVISEYKKVLQRLYRLGARRVLVTGTGPLGCVPAELAQHSRNGECAEELQHAASLFNPQLKKMLNQLNQDIGTNVFIAANINQMHMDFFSNPRNFGFTTSKIACCGQGRFNGLGLCTPLSNLCPNRDQYVFWDPFHPSERANRLIVQQIFNGDNNLMHPMNLSTMFPNYSRA